The Stigmatella ashevillena genomic sequence CTTTACCTCGGGCCAGCGCGCCATCTGCGTCCGGAAGGCGCGGGCCTCCGAGGCGAAGGGGATGTCCTGGTCCCCGGCGCGTCCTTCGATGCGCCCCCAGCGTCCCTGGGTGTTGGCGAATTCCTCGGCCAGGCGGGATTTGCCGGTGCCGGGCTCTCCGGAGATGAACAGCATCTGGCCCGTGCGCCACCCCTCCTCGAGCTGGCGCCAGGCGGCCTCCCGGCCTGCCAGCACCGGAGGCCGCAGCACGGACAGGGGCAGCGCCGCGCGGGGCAGGGCCGGCGCGTGGGGCAGCTGGGTGCCCCGCTCGATTTGCCGCACCAGCGCCAACGTGTCCGGCATGGGCGTCACCCCCAGCTCCCGGGCGAGCACGGAGCGCAGCCGCTCGAAGGCCGTGAGGGCGGCGCCGCGATCCCCTTGCAGATAGTGCAGGCGGATGAGGTGGCTCCCGGCCTGCTCGGACTCGGGCTCGTGCTGAACCCAGGCCTGCGCCAGGGCGAGGGCCGCCGTCCAATTCCCCTGGGCCGTGTGGCGCTCGATTTCGGCCTCGCGCGCCTTGCGCACCCACCCCTCCACCGCGGAGCGGGCGCCGTCCAGCCAGCGCGCCAACTCGGGGCAATCATCGAAGTCGAAGCCCGCCAGCAGGGCGCTGCCCCCTTCGGGAGACAGGGCTTCGAGGACGTGAGCGTGTTGCCGGGCCAGGGCGGCGGCCTTCATCCGCGCGGCGTCCAGCGCCAGGGAAGCGTTCAGGGCCAGGCGCTCGGCGTCCGCCTCTACCCACTCCCCCCCCCCGCTCGTCAGGCGCAGGCGGCGCAGCAACTGGCGCATGTTGTTGCGCACGGTGGCGGCGGGCGAGTCCGGCCACAGCAGGCTGGCCAGCGGAAACTTGGGCGAGGGCCCCTCCAGCCCGAGGTAGGCCAGCAGCGCCGCCGCCCGCCGCTCCAGCCTCAGCCGCTGGCCATCGGGGCCCCACACCTGGGCCAGCCCCAGCACCTGGGCCCTCCAATTCACGTCGGCCACCCGGCTCCTCCCTCGTCACGCCCCCATCACCCTGGACGCGTATGGACGTCCGTGGGGCAGCAAACCCCGATCCAAGCAGGACTACCCACCCAGGAGTTGAAAATGAAGCGCATGTTGCTCGTGGTCATGATGGCATTCAGCTTTGGCGCGGCCCACGCTGGTGAGAAGCAGGCTCCCGAGGTGAACCTGGCTCCCATGGAGGCGTGCCAGGCGACGCAGCCTCTGGTGACTCCGGCGCAGCCGAGGGACTCCTCCGCGGAGGCCCTGACGTGCTCCCGCACGCCGTGCGTCGTCTGTTACAGCAAGATCCGGCAGTGCAGGGCGGGCTGCGCCAGCGGCGACACCGAATGCCTCGCCAATTGTGAGTACGAGTGCCAGTACTGCTGTTACTGAGCCTCGCGCATGCTGAGCGGCTGCAATCCCTGGCACCTGCCCCGTGCGCCCTGCACAGGGCGGGTGCCGTCTTCCCCGTGAAAGCCGGAAAAAGAGTGAAAGGCGACAGGTCTCCGACACGGGAGGGTCATATCGCCCTGGCCGACAGGCGGCGGATAGTGCTGACGCCTCACGGCAGACAGGAGCAGCACATGAAGACGAACACGAAGAAGGGCGGGACGATGGGATTCCGGCAGGCGGCCGTTGTCCTGGCGTTCCTGGGGGCCAGCTCGGTTCTGGCCAATACCCCGGGCAGTGTTTCGCTGAGCTCCGAGGCGGCAGTCCCCGTCGAAGAAATCGTTCTCGTCTCCAAGGCGGACGCTCCGCCCAAGCCGCAGGGGGAGAATTGCCTGGGAGGGCTCCTGGTCGGCCTGCCCACGGAGCTCCTGGGAAACCTGCTGCTCGGCGGACTGTGAGCCGTTCAGCGCCGATCCGCTGACCTCATGCGCGCTGACTCGGGGGGGAGCGCGCGGGGGGTCGGACCGGATCAACCGGCGAAGAAGGCCCACAGCAGATGGCCCAGCGAGGCGGCCACGATGGCCGCTGCCGCCGCGCCTCCGGCGAAGATCTGCTTCGGGTAGCGGTCTACCCGCCGCAGGGTCTCGTGGAGGCCTCGCTTGAGCAGCGTGCGCTCGCAGCGCACCTCGATGCGGCCCTCCATGAGGCCGCGCAACGCATCCATCATCGCGTCGGCCGACTGGTACCGCTGCGCCGGGTCCTTCGCGAAGCCCTTGTGGAGGAACCACACATACTCCGCGGGCACGGGGGACTGCGGGATGCCGCGGGAGGTCTGCACGGGGGGGGTGACGCTCTCCACGCCCTGGAGCACCTCGGCCAGCGACTCGCGGCCGTCAAGGTAGTGCTTCAGGTAGAGGAACTCGTCGAAGAGCACCGTCAGGCTGTAGGTGTCGCTGCGGACGTCCACGGCCTCGTGCTTGCCCTGGGCCTGCTCGGGGGACATGTAGAGCGGGGTTCCCACCAACGTGCCCGCCTGGGTCTTCATGAAGAAGGATTTGCGCACGTCCCGGGGGGCTTCCGGCTCCGCGACATGCGCCACGGTGTCCTGGCTGTGGATGCGCCGGGCCAGGCCCCAGTCCACCACGGTCACCTCGCCATAGGCGCCGACCATGATGTTGGCGGGCTTGAGGTCTCGGTGGATGAAGCCCTTGCGGTGCGCGTACGCCAGCGCGTTGAGCACCCCGAGGAAGATCTGCGCCCGGACGGGGATGGGGAAGCGCGCGTGCGCGGCGGGGTCTCCCGCGCGCAGCCGGGTGATGATGGACTCGAGCGTCTCGCCCTGGAGGTGCTTCATCACGAAGTAGTACCGGCCCTGGGCGTCGACACCGACGTCATGCACCGGGACGATGTTCGGGTGGTCGAGCTGCCCGACGGTGCGGATTTCCTCCACGAAGCGCAGCACGTGGTCGACGCCGGACGCTTCCGCCAGGCGCTTGAGGGCCACCTTGCGCTCGATGTCGTGGTCCTGGAGCAGCACCACTTCGCCCATGCCTCCGTGCCCGAGGGGTTGCAGCTCCTCGAAACGTTCCCGGTCGATGGGCACCATGCTGGGGCGCTCGCCAATCCACTCGACCCGAGGAAGCACGGTGGCGCGGCGGCTGGTGGCCAGGACGTTGGGGGCGGGCAAGGGCTCTGAAGGCCCCCCCGTCCGGGACGAGGGCAGGGTGGCATCCAGGGCGGCGGTGGGGACGTGATGGAGCGTGTCCGGCATGGTGGCCGTTGATAACAGGCACCGGCCCTTCACGCTGTCCTGTCTGCTCCCCAGCCAACCTTCCGCTTGCCTCCCTTCTTACCGGGGATTTCCGGGCGGCTCACCGCGCGGCGCGCTGGATGGCTTTGCGGATGCGGCAGTAGGTGCCGCAGCGGCACACGTTCTCGCTCATGGCCGCGTCGATGGCCTCCACGGTGGGGTGCGGGTTCTGCTGGAGAAACGCCACCGCGGTCATGATCTGCCCGGGTTGGCAGAACCCGCACTGGGCGACGTCCTCGTCGATCCAGGCCTGTTGAACGGGGTGGAGCGTTTCGCCTCCCAGCCCTTCACCCAGTCCTTCAATGGTGGTGACCTGATGGCCCGCCACCCCGCTGACGGGCTGGATGCAGGGACGGAAGGCGTTGCCGTCGAGGTGGCTGGTGCACGCGCCACACACACCCACCCCGCAGCCATACTTGGGCCCTGTCACCCGCAGCATGTCTCGCAGCACCCACAGCAAGGGCATGTCCGCGGGGGCCTCGACCGACACGGTCTTGCCATTGAGGGTGAAGGAATAGACCGGCATGGTCAGGCTCCGGGGTCGAGGATGGGAAAGCGGGTGGGCAGGGTGCCCGTGGCCCGGGCCAGGGCATTGGCCAGGGCGGCGGCGGCGGTGGGGTAGCCGAGCTCACCCACTCCGCCCACGCGGTCATCCGACCGGACGAGGTGGACCTGTATCTCGGCGGGAACGTGCTTCATCCGCAGCCACCGGTAGTCGGCGAAGCTGCCCTCCCGCACCGCCCCTGCGTCGATGTGCAACCCGGCGCTCAGCGTGGTGGACATCGCGTCGACGGTGGCACCCTGGAGCTGGTTCTCGATGCTCTTGGGGTTGATGGGCAGGCCGACATCCGCGGCGATGACGGCGCGCACCACCCGAGGCACCTCGCCCGTCACGTCCACCTCGACGAGGTGGGCGATGGCGCTGTCCCACTCCTCGTGCACGGCCACGCCCTGGGCGACGCCGGGTGGCAGTGCCCGGCCCCATGCGCCTTCGAGCACCACCTTGTTCAGCACGGCCTTGAGCCGATTCGAGGTGAGGAAGGCGCGCCGCAGCTCGACCGGATCCCTCTCGAGTCCCCGCGCGAGGTGGTCGACGAACAGCTCGTTGGCCACGGCCACCTGGCTGCTGAACACGGAGCGGAACGAGGCGGTGGGAATGGGCAGGGGCACTTCGTGCAGGTGCTGCAGGGGTAGCAGCCCGAAGCGGTAGGGCAGGTGCTGCGTCAGCTCGAAGAACAACGCGCTGGTCACCTCCGGCAGCACCCTGCCGATGAGCGAGGTGACGGCATCCCCGAAGCCGTGGGTGAGCTCCAACGTGGGGATGGCCGAGCGGTGGTGCCAGCCGAGGATGCTCCCGCCCGGCCCCAGGAACGCGTGGAGCCGGTGGTGGCTCGCGGGCCGGTAACGGCCGTGCCGCATGTCGTCGTTCCGGGTCCACATCAGCTTCACCGGCCGCCCGAGCCCCCGGGACACCTGCGCGGCCTCTACCGCGGCCTCGGGAAAGAACCGCCGGCCAAACCCGCCCCCGGCCCGCACGGTGTGCACCGTCACCCGCTGCGGCGTGAGCGCCCAGCCGAGCGCCTGGGCCACTTCACGCTGGGTGAATTTCGGATCCTGGGCGCCGGACCAGATCTCCGCGTGCTCTCCGGAGACGTGGGCCACGCAGCACTGGGTCTCCATGGGGGCGTGCGCGAGGTAGGGAAAGTCGAAGCGCGCTTCCAGGGTTCGCACCGTGAGCAGGGGGGGGAGCACGGGGCCGCTCACGGCCTCGCGCAGCCGCGCCCGGATGTCCGCGTCGGACAGGTGGCTGGCCGGTCCTGGATTCCAGAGGATGTCCAGGGCGTCCCGGGCCGCGAGCGCCTGGGCGAAGTTCTGGGCGGCGACCGCCATGCCCGAGGGCAGCGGGAGCACGCCGAGCACGCCGGGCATCGCCACCGCCGCCGAGGCATCGAAGGACTGGACGGAGCCCCGCAGCGTGGGAGGCCGGGCCACCACCGCGGCCACGGCGTCGGGGATGTCCAGATCGAGCGTGTAGCGGGCCGCTCCCGTGACGATGTCCCGGGCGTCGATGCGGCCGGTGGGGCGGCCCACCACCGTGTATTGCTCCACCGGCTTGGGCTGGGCGGAGACCTCGGGCAGCCACACGCCGGCGGCCTCCTGCGCCAGCGCGCCATAGCCCAGCTTCCGGCCATCTGGGGCGAGCACCTCGCCGTGGGCGGTGGAGAGCGTCCGCGCGGGCAGGTGCCAGCGGTGGGAGGCGGCGGTGACCAGCCGGGCCCGGGCTCCCGCTGCGGCGGCGCGCAGGGGCGCCGCGAGGTAGCGCATCGTTGACGACAGGCCGGTGAGCTGGATGAGCCAGCCTGGGCTCGCATCGGCGGTGTGCACGTCCACGCTTCCCAGGTCTGCGTCGAGCTCCTCCGCGACGAGCATCGCCACGCCCGTGGTGATGCCCTGGCCCATCTCGGTGCGGGGCAACGTCGCGGTGATGCGCCCATCGGTCCGGATGGCGATGTAGAGATCAAACGATGTCTCGCCTGCGGGCGGGGTCGCGTCCGCGGGCGGAGCATCGAGGCCCAGCCGCGCCGCGACCACCAGCGTGGGCGAGGCCACCACCCAGATCAGGAGTTGACGGCGATCCATCCCCAGCGGCGTGCCCGTCTCTGGCTTCTTCGAGTCCCCCATGGGTGGATCATGCCACAGGTGTCGCGCTAGAGAGACCGGAGCGATGGCGCGTTTTCTCCAGAGGATGAAGCGGATGGTGTGGGTGATGGCAGCCGTATTGGCCGGGGCGTATGGGCTGCTCGGGGGGCTGGTGTTCTTCCAGCAGCGGCGCTTCCTCTTTCCCGCGCCGCCTGGGGCGCGCGAGCCCTCGCTGCCCGGCGCCACCCTGCTGCGGCTCCCCGGACCCGAGGGCTCCACGGTCTACGCGCTGCACGTGCCCGCGCCCGCCGGGGCTCCCACGGTGGTGCACTTCCATGGCAACGGGGAGCAACTCGCGGACGCGGAGTGGCTGGCGCAACAGGTCCAGGAGTCCGGGCTGGGGTTCTACGCGGTCGAATACCCCGGCTATGGGCTCGCCCGGGGGCGCGAGCCTTCCGAGCAGGGCCTCTATGCCGCCGCCGAAGTGGCCCTGGAGCACCTGCACCGGGAACTGGGCGTGGCCCGGGAGCGCACGGTGCTCCAGGGGCAATCGCTCGGCTCGGGCGTGGCGGTGGAGATGGCGAGGCGGGGCCAGGGCGCGCGGCTGGTGCTCATCACCCCGTACACCTCCATCCCGGATGTGGGGGCGAGGCTCTTTCCCTGGCTTCCCGTGCGCCTGCTCGTGAGGGATGCGTTCGACAGCGCCTCGAAGGCGCCCGGGTTGGCACTGCCGGTGTTCATCCTCCACGGGACACGGGATGAGGTGATTCCCGTGGACATGGGCGTGCGGCTGGGGACGTTGTTTCCGCAGGCCACCGTGCGTCTGCGCGAGGGAATGCACCACAACGACGTGCTCTCCGAGCCGGTGGCCCTCGCGGAGCTGCTGCGGTTCGCGGCCGGAGTGGCGGGGCGCGAATCCCCAGAGGACACCTACCCGCGGGAGCGCTGATTCTCCCGCGCTCCGGGCAGGTGCACGCGCACCTCCTGGAGTTCGCGGCCGGTGAGCCCCAGCAGGTAGAGGATGGTGTCCAGGCCGCCAGAGGAGATGGAGGTGTCGGCTGCCTGGCGCAGCTTCCGCTTGGCGCGGAAAGCGATGCCCAGCCCGGCGCGCTCCAGCATCAACAAGTCATTGGCGCCATCGCCCACGGCGATGACCTGGTCCAGGAGGATGCCCTCCGCCTCGGCGATGCTCTCCAGCAGCTCCGCCTTGCGCTTGGCGTTGACGATGGGCCCCAGCGTGCGGCCGGTGAGCTTGCCTTCCGCCTCCTCCAGCATGTTGGAGTGGGCGTAGTCGATGCCCAGCCGGTTCTTGAGCGCCTCGGCCGCCACGGAGAAGCCTCCGCTGATGATGGCCGTGCGGTAGCCGAGCCGCTTGAGCACGGGGATGAGTGTCTCCGCACCCTCGGTGAGCGGCAGGGTGGAGGCCAAGTCTCTCAACACCCGCGCATCCAGCCCCTTGAGCAACGCCACGCGCTGGCGGAGCGACTCGTCGTAGTCCATGTCCCCCTGCATCGCGCGCTCGGTGATGCGCGCCACCTGATCTCCCACGCCGTGGACGCGCGCCAACTCGTCGATGACCTCGATGCGGATGAGCGTGGAGTCCATGTCCATCACCACCAGCCGCTTGCTGCGCCGGTAGAGGCTCTCGCGCTGCAACGCCACATCAAAGGTGTTGGAGGTCATCGACAGCTCCAGCAGCGCGCGCTTGAGCTCCTCGGGGTCCCTGCCCAGGGGCAGGGAGATGTGAAACTCCACGGAGCCCAGCTCCGCTTCCGTCAGGCGCTGGATGCGCTCGATGTTGGCATCGTGCTGGGCCAGACACTCGGACACCGCGTGCAGCTCGCGCGCCCCCAGGATGCGGCTCACCACGGTGACGACGTGGCGGTTGGGCGGGGGAAGGGGCTTGCCCTCGGGCACCGGCACCGATTGGAACTCCAACGACACGCCCAGCTCATGGGCCGCGAAGAGCAGCTCCTTGAGCACGTCTCCCTTCTCGGGCAGACGCACCAGAAAGCACAGGGTGAGGCGGTCCTGCACGACGACTTGCTCGATGTCGAGCAGCGTGGCCCCGGCGTTCGCGAGCAGGCCCGTCAATCGGGAGGCGATGCCCGGGTGGTCCCGTCC encodes the following:
- a CDS encoding serine/threonine-protein kinase; this encodes MKGRCLLSTATMPDTLHHVPTAALDATLPSSRTGGPSEPLPAPNVLATSRRATVLPRVEWIGERPSMVPIDRERFEELQPLGHGGMGEVVLLQDHDIERKVALKRLAEASGVDHVLRFVEEIRTVGQLDHPNIVPVHDVGVDAQGRYYFVMKHLQGETLESIITRLRAGDPAAHARFPIPVRAQIFLGVLNALAYAHRKGFIHRDLKPANIMVGAYGEVTVVDWGLARRIHSQDTVAHVAEPEAPRDVRKSFFMKTQAGTLVGTPLYMSPEQAQGKHEAVDVRSDTYSLTVLFDEFLYLKHYLDGRESLAEVLQGVESVTPPVQTSRGIPQSPVPAEYVWFLHKGFAKDPAQRYQSADAMMDALRGLMEGRIEVRCERTLLKRGLHETLRRVDRYPKQIFAGGAAAAAIVAASLGHLLWAFFAG
- a CDS encoding (2Fe-2S)-binding protein: MPVYSFTLNGKTVSVEAPADMPLLWVLRDMLRVTGPKYGCGVGVCGACTSHLDGNAFRPCIQPVSGVAGHQVTTIEGLGEGLGGETLHPVQQAWIDEDVAQCGFCQPGQIMTAVAFLQQNPHPTVEAIDAAMSENVCRCGTYCRIRKAIQRAAR
- a CDS encoding xanthine dehydrogenase family protein molybdopterin-binding subunit, with product MGDSKKPETGTPLGMDRRQLLIWVVASPTLVVAARLGLDAPPADATPPAGETSFDLYIAIRTDGRITATLPRTEMGQGITTGVAMLVAEELDADLGSVDVHTADASPGWLIQLTGLSSTMRYLAAPLRAAAAGARARLVTAASHRWHLPARTLSTAHGEVLAPDGRKLGYGALAQEAAGVWLPEVSAQPKPVEQYTVVGRPTGRIDARDIVTGAARYTLDLDIPDAVAAVVARPPTLRGSVQSFDASAAVAMPGVLGVLPLPSGMAVAAQNFAQALAARDALDILWNPGPASHLSDADIRARLREAVSGPVLPPLLTVRTLEARFDFPYLAHAPMETQCCVAHVSGEHAEIWSGAQDPKFTQREVAQALGWALTPQRVTVHTVRAGGGFGRRFFPEAAVEAAQVSRGLGRPVKLMWTRNDDMRHGRYRPASHHRLHAFLGPGGSILGWHHRSAIPTLELTHGFGDAVTSLIGRVLPEVTSALFFELTQHLPYRFGLLPLQHLHEVPLPIPTASFRSVFSSQVAVANELFVDHLARGLERDPVELRRAFLTSNRLKAVLNKVVLEGAWGRALPPGVAQGVAVHEEWDSAIAHLVEVDVTGEVPRVVRAVIAADVGLPINPKSIENQLQGATVDAMSTTLSAGLHIDAGAVREGSFADYRWLRMKHVPAEIQVHLVRSDDRVGGVGELGYPTAAAALANALARATGTLPTRFPILDPGA
- a CDS encoding alpha/beta hydrolase, with the protein product MARFLQRMKRMVWVMAAVLAGAYGLLGGLVFFQQRRFLFPAPPGAREPSLPGATLLRLPGPEGSTVYALHVPAPAGAPTVVHFHGNGEQLADAEWLAQQVQESGLGFYAVEYPGYGLARGREPSEQGLYAAAEVALEHLHRELGVARERTVLQGQSLGSGVAVEMARRGQGARLVLITPYTSIPDVGARLFPWLPVRLLVRDAFDSASKAPGLALPVFILHGTRDEVIPVDMGVRLGTLFPQATVRLREGMHHNDVLSEPVALAELLRFAAGVAGRESPEDTYPRER
- the serB gene encoding phosphoserine phosphatase SerB; this translates as MPSHLTPQEPVLLTVIGRDHPGIASRLTGLLANAGATLLDIEQVVVQDRLTLCFLVRLPEKGDVLKELLFAAHELGVSLEFQSVPVPEGKPLPPPNRHVVTVVSRILGARELHAVSECLAQHDANIERIQRLTEAELGSVEFHISLPLGRDPEELKRALLELSMTSNTFDVALQRESLYRRSKRLVVMDMDSTLIRIEVIDELARVHGVGDQVARITERAMQGDMDYDESLRQRVALLKGLDARVLRDLASTLPLTEGAETLIPVLKRLGYRTAIISGGFSVAAEALKNRLGIDYAHSNMLEEAEGKLTGRTLGPIVNAKRKAELLESIAEAEGILLDQVIAVGDGANDLLMLERAGLGIAFRAKRKLRQAADTSISSGGLDTILYLLGLTGRELQEVRVHLPGARENQRSRG